A genomic segment from Streptomyces sp. NBC_00459 encodes:
- a CDS encoding DUF6912 family protein, which translates to MRVYVPLTLPGLAEAYRTGELGAGPFVAYAVTPALREWYLSDDIEELEYAALNRAALASLRLLAMEPGVVRRRVVVALEVADGVAVADPDRGLDPGALGEVRVDGAVSLGKAAAVHVDSGDAEGDVSAAAAALGAADRGDDDAQFVVDGAEDHELLWYATQEIPNLVGLSE; encoded by the coding sequence ATGCGCGTCTACGTTCCTCTGACCCTCCCGGGCCTTGCCGAGGCGTACAGGACGGGTGAGTTGGGGGCGGGGCCGTTCGTCGCTTACGCCGTCACGCCCGCGTTGCGTGAGTGGTATCTGTCCGACGACATCGAGGAACTGGAGTACGCGGCGCTGAATCGGGCCGCGCTCGCGTCGCTGCGGTTGCTCGCGATGGAGCCGGGGGTGGTGCGTCGGCGGGTGGTCGTCGCCCTTGAGGTCGCGGACGGGGTGGCGGTTGCCGACCCCGACCGGGGGCTTGATCCGGGTGCGCTCGGTGAGGTGCGGGTGGATGGGGCTGTGTCGTTGGGAAAGGCCGCGGCTGTGCATGTCGACTCCGGGGACGCGGAGGGGGATGTCTCGGCGGCCGCGGCGGCGTTGGGGGCGGCGGATCGGGGGGACGACGATGCGCAGTTCGTGGTGGACGGGGCGGAGGATCACGAGCTGCTCTGGTATGCCACGCAGGAGATTCCGAACCTGGTGGGGTTGTCGGAGTGA
- a CDS encoding HAD family hydrolase, producing the protein MGKHGVAHIVWDWNGTLFHDTDAVIGATNAAFAELGLEPITLEQYRELYCVPVPRFYERLLGRLPTDAEWAVMDDIFHRYYAEHRVACELAVGARDLLARWQSAGRSQSILSMYGHADLVPLVRGFGIEPHFVRVDGRTGPSGGSKAEHMVRHLGALTGVEPERTVVIGDAADDAIAALHVGARAVLYTGGSHGRASLEGVGVPVVDSLEEAVAEAERLAA; encoded by the coding sequence ATGGGGAAGCACGGAGTGGCGCACATCGTGTGGGACTGGAACGGGACTCTGTTTCATGACACCGATGCCGTCATAGGGGCGACGAACGCAGCGTTCGCAGAGTTGGGGCTGGAGCCGATCACTCTGGAGCAGTACAGGGAGCTGTACTGCGTGCCGGTGCCGCGGTTCTACGAGCGGTTGCTCGGGCGGCTTCCCACCGATGCCGAGTGGGCTGTCATGGACGACATCTTCCACCGGTACTACGCGGAGCACCGGGTGGCCTGTGAGCTGGCCGTGGGTGCGCGGGATCTGCTGGCCCGGTGGCAGTCGGCGGGGCGCAGTCAGTCCATTCTGAGCATGTACGGGCATGCCGACCTCGTCCCGCTGGTCCGGGGATTCGGGATCGAGCCGCACTTCGTCCGTGTCGACGGGCGTACCGGGCCCTCCGGGGGCAGCAAGGCCGAGCACATGGTGCGCCACCTCGGTGCGCTCACCGGTGTCGAGCCCGAGCGCACGGTGGTCATCGGAGACGCGGCCGACGACGCGATCGCCGCTCTGCACGTGGGCGCGCGGGCTGTGCTCTACACCGGTGGCTCCCATGGCCGGGCCAGCCTCGAAGGGGTGGGTGTGCCCGTGGTGGACAGCCTGGAGGAGGCTGTCGCCGAGGCCGAGCGGCTGGCCGCGTAG